ACGCTGGTATGACAAATGTAAATAAATGGCTTTATCAAAAAGATAGAAGTACATTTGAGGTGGATGAAATTCCTTTTAAAGAGACAAACCATTTTGTCAGAAGAGTCTTTAAAAGTTATGAAATTTACAAAAAACTATATCAAGACGAATTTGAAAATGGTAACTATTGAGTTTAGAGGCTCACAAATTTTCCCAAACATATGTTTGAAATTCAACTTTTAATGATGTAAAATAAGATTTGGTGATAGAATATGAAAAAGTTTAAGCTTGTTTCAGACTTTAAGCCAACAGGTGACCAACCAAAAGCTATCGAAATGCTCACTGAAGGAATTTTAAAAGGTGAAAAGTTTCAGACACTGCTTGGTGTTACTGGTTCAGGAAAGACATTTACAATGGCTAAAGTAATAGAAAATGTACAAAGACCCACATTGGTTTTAGCTCATAATAAAACACTGGCTGCTCAACTTTGCAGTGAGTTTAGGGAGTTCTTTCCTGAAAACGCTGTAGAGTTTTTTGTAAGCTATTACGATTATTACCAGCCAGAAGCTTATATACCTGAGACAGACACGTATATTGAAAAGGATTCGTCCATCAATGATGAAATAGATAAACTTCGACACTCTGCAACATCTGCCTTGTTTGAAAGAAGAGATGTAATAATTGTAGCAAGTGTCTCATGTATTTACAGCTTAGGTAGTCCAGAAGACTATTTAAATTTAACGTTATCATTAAGACCCGGGATGATAAAAGATAGAGATGAGGTAATAAGAGAACTCATTAGAATGCAGTATGAGAGAAATGATATTGATTTTAGAAGAGGCAGGTTCAGAGTACGAGGTGATGTACTTGAGATATTTCCTGCATCAAATACTGACAGAGCAATTAGGGTAGAGTTCTTTGGAGATGAGATAGAAAGAATTACAGAGTTTGACGTTTTGACTGGTGAGGTAATTGGGAGAAGAAACCATGTTGCAATATTTCCTGCATCGCACTATGTCACAACCTCAGAAAAGCTCAAAAGGGCAATTAAGAGTATAGAAGAGGAGCTTGAACAAAGGCTTCAAGAGCTCAGGAGCATGGGCAAGCTTGTTGAAGCGCAAAGGCTTGAACAAAGGACGCGATATGACATAGAGATGCTTCAGGAAATGGGATTTTGCAAAGGAATAGAAAACTACTCAAGACATTTAACAGGAAGACCTCCCGGTAGTCCACCTTATACCTTACTTGATTATTTTCCAAAAGACTTTATAATGTTCATTGATGAGTCGCATGTTACAATTCCTCAGTTAAGAGCTATGTATAATGGAGACAAGGCAAGAAAAGATGCGCTTGTAGAATATGGTTTTAGACTTCCATCTGCATATGACAACCGCCCACTTACCTTTGAAGAGTTTGAAGAGAAGCTCAACCAGGTTATATTTGTAAGCGCAACACCTGGTCCTTATGAGCTCAAGAAATCGTCAAGAGTGGTTGAACAAATTATAAGACCCACAGGGCTTGTTGACCCTGAAATTGAGGTACATCCTGTCAAAGGCCAAATTGACCATTTGATTGGCGAGATAAGAAAAAGAGTAGAGAAGAACCAAAGAGTTTTGATTACAACACTTACAAAGAAGATGGCAGAAAGCCTCACAGATTACTTAAAAGATGTAGGAATAAGAGTAAGGTATATGCACTCGGATATTGACACAATAGAGCGCATGCAGATAATAAGGGATTTGAGACTTGGCAAGTTTGACGTTTTAGTAGGAATAAACTTGCTTCGTGAAGGACTTGATTTGCCAGAAGTATCACTTGTTGCCATTTTAGATGCTGACAAAGAAGGGTTCTTGCGCTCAGAAACTTCTCTTATTCAGACAATTGGACGAGCTGCACGAAATGTTGATGGTAAAGTGATTATGTATGCTGACAGGATTACTAAGGCTATGCAAAAGGCTATTGATGAGACAAATAGACGAAGAAAAATTCAGATAGAGTACAACCAAAAGCATGGAATAGTGCCTCAAACTGTCAGAAAAGGGATACGGCAGATTATTGAAGCAACTATCTCTGTTGCTGAAGAGGAAGAAAAGTATGAGAGCATAGAAAAGGATATTGTACAGAACATGTCTAAACAGGAAATAGAAGAGTATATAAAAGAGCTTGAACAGCAGATGAAAAGGTTTGCTATAGAACTTGAATTTGAAAAAGCGGCTAAGATAAGAGATAAAATATTTGAACTAAAGAAGTTGCTTTAATGTATTTTCGGAGGAGAATGCAAAATGTCGAAAGAATATATTGTAATAAAAGGTGCAAAGGAGCACAACCTGAAAAATGTTGACTTGAAACTGCCTCGTGACAAACTAATAGTCTTTACAGGTCTTTCAGGTTCAGGAAAATCATCTTTGGCTTTTGACACTATCTATGCAGAGGGACAAAGAAGATATATTGAGTCATTGTCATCATATGCAAGACAGTTTTTGGGTATGATGGAAAAACCAGATGTAGATCACATAGAGGGACTATCGCCGGCTATATCTATTGACCAAAAGACAACCTCAAAAAATCCTCGTTCAACAGTTGGTACAATTACAGAAATTTATGACTATTTAAGACTTATGTTTGCGAGAGTTGGAAAACCTCACTGTTATATTTGTGGTAAGCCAATATCACAGCAGACAGTTGACCAGATGGTAGACGAAATAATGAAACTTAAAAATGGGACAAAAATTCAGGTCATGTCGCCTATTGTAAGAGGTAGGAAAGGGGAGTACCAAAAACAGTTTGAAGAGCTTATAAAGAGCGGGTTTGCACGAGTGAGAGTTGATGGTGTAATCTATGAGCTTGAAGAGGAGATAAAGCTTGATAAGAACAAAAAGCACAACATTGATGTTATTGTTGACAGGCTCGTCATCAAAGAAGGAATAGAGTCAAGACTTACAGGTTCGATTGAGACAGCGTTAGAACTCTCAGGCGGAATTGTGACTATTGATATTGTTGGCGACAGAGAAATTGTATTTTCACAAAACTTTGCATGTGTGGATTGTGGAGTTTCGTTTGAAGAGATAACTCCACGTCTTTTTTCTTTTAATACCCCTTATGGTGCGTGCCCAACATGTATGGGGCTTGGGTACTTGCAAAAGGTTGATCCTGACCTTTTAATTCCTGACAAGTCGATACCTATAGGTCAGGTTGCTATAAATGGATGGAATTTTAGTGAAACAAATTCATATGCCAGAATGGTTTTAGAGTCATTAGCAAAAGAGTACAATTTTAGCTTAAACACTCCTGTAAATAAACTTGACAAAAAGATTCTTGACATCTTTTTATATGGAACAGGAGAAGAGAAGATAAAGATTTACACCCCACGAGGGATTTATTATGCAAAGTATGAAGGACTTGTAAATAATCTTGAGAGAAGGTATAAAGAGACCCAGTCAGAATATGTAAAACAAGAAATTGAAGAATACATGAGCACATTTACGTGTCCTGACTGTTTAGGAAAGAGACTGAAAAAAGAGGCATTGTCAGTATTAATTGAAGGAAAGTCAATAGCAGATGTTGCTGATATGACAATCTTAGAGGCAAAAGGATTTCTACAAAGCCTAAATCTGCAGGGCAAGGATAGGGTTATTGCAGCGCCCATTTTGAAAGAAATTTTAGCAAGACTTGACTTTTTGATAGATGTTGGACTTGACTATCTGACACTTTCACGTTCAGCCGGTACTCTTTCGGGTGGAGAAGCACAGAGAATAAGACTTGCAACACAGATTGGTTCTGGACTTGTAGGAGTTTTGTATATCCTTGATGAGCCAAGTATTGGTCTTCATCAACGTGACAACCACAGACTTATAAAAACATTGCAAAAACTTAGAGACTTAGGTAATACGTTGATTGTTGTTGAGCATGATGAGGATACAATTAGAGCTGCTGATTATATAGTTGACATAGGACCAGGAGCAGGGGAGCATGGTGGTAGAATTGTTGCAGCTGGTACATTAGAAGATATAATTTCCTGTGAAGAGTCCATTACAGGACAGTATCTTTCTGGTAAAAAGAAGATAGAGATTCCTCAAGAGAGAAGAAAACCTGATGGTAGATGGCTTACAATAAAAGGAGCTTGTGAGAACAATCTAAAAAACATTGATGTCAGTTTTCCTGTAGGGCTTTTTACGTGTGTGACAGGAGTTTCAGGGTCTGGTAAAAGCACGCTGGTAAACGAGATACTTTACAAGGCAGCAAGTTCAATACTAAATAAATCTAAGGAAAAGCCTGGCAAGTACAAAGAAATAATTGGTCTTGAGCATTTTGACAAGGTAATCAACATAGACCAGTCGCCAATTGGAAGAACTCCACGTTCTAATCCTGCAACTTATACAGGTGTTTTTGACTTTATAAGAGAGATATTTGCTCAAACACCTGAGGCAAAAATGCGAGGATATAAGGCAGGAAGGTTTAGTTTTAATCTCAAAGGCGGAAGATGCGAGGCTTGTGGTGGAGACGGAATCATAAAGATTGAGATGCACTTTTTGCCAGATGTATATGTCCCTTGTGAGGTGTGCAAAGGTAAAAGATACAATAGAGAAACATTAGAGGTAAAATACAAAGACAAAACAATAGCTGATGTTTTAGAGATGACTGTTGAAGAAGCACTTGAATTTTTCAAAAACATTCCACGGATTAAGGCAAAACTTCAGACACTTTATGATGTTGGACTTGGCTACATCAAACTTGGCCAGCCATCTACAACACTTTCTGGTGGGGAGGCACAAAGGGTAAAGCTTGCAACAGAGCTTTCTAAAAGAGCAACAGGTAGAACATTGTACATCTTAGATGAACCCACAACTGGACTTCATATGGATGATGTAAACAAGCTCATAAACGTATTGCAGCGGCTTGTAGATATGGGTAACACAGTTATTGTGATTGAACATAATTTGGATGTTATAAAAGTTGCTGACTATATAATTGATTTGGGACCAGAGGGTGGAGACAGAGGTGGTGAGGTTGTGATTGCTGGTTCACCGGAAGAGGTTGCAATGTGCGAAAGGTCATACACAGGCATGTTTTTGAAAGAGATTTTAAAAGACAGGATATATGCAAAAAAATAAAGGGGCATTTACAACCGCTTAATGAAGGGTGTAAAGCCCCTTTTTTATTTTATCTCAAGATATTTTTCTATCCATTTTGGGTCAACTTCCTGACCCACAAACTTGTTTATTTGACTGTGCGTTTTTGTGTCATTTATGAGCAAGTACCCGATTAATCTTTTGTTTTTGACCACAAATTTTTTATAAACCATCTTTTCTTTGTTAAGACACTCAAATAGATTTGAATCTTTTACATCGTTTATGTTACCAGCAGAGACTATTTCCATTCCAAATGCTTTCAGAAAATATGGTATAAGTTTTCTTTGATATTCAATATTCTGTCCAAGAATGTTTTTGCCAACCACCTTGCCACTTTCAACTGCAAATGCCCATGTGCCAGGATTTTGATTGTCAAGATAGGCTGCATCTCCACATGCAAACACATCCTCTATTGAGGTTTGCATTCTGGTATTTACTCCAATGCCTTTTCTGGGACTCAGTATTCGTTTATCATTTACAAAATCTGTATTTGGCACAACACCTGCTGAAAAAATTACAATGTCAGATAAAATCTCTTTATTATTTGAAAGAAAGATTACCAACTTGTTGTTTGTTTTTTCTATTTTTTCAACTTTGCTATCAAAAATTATATTTATTCCCTTTCTTTTTATCTCTTCTTCAAAAAGCAAAGCACCTACTTCATCTAATTGTTTAGGTAAAAGTCGTTCTGCTATTTCAATTAGAAATACACTTTTACCTTCCAGTGTTGAAGCAAGTTCTAATCCCAAAAGCCCTGCGCCTATAATGGCAACTTCAGGGACTCGGGGAATGATTTCTTTCAATCGTAGAAGGTCTTCGTAGGTCCTCAAAGAAAAAACTTTATCTCTTGCTCTGATATCAACCACATCATCGCCGTTATATGGCTTGGCACCAGAGGCAATTACAAGTTTTTTATACCCTATTTTCTTGTCTGACCCAAACACAATCTTGTTGTTAAAATCAACCTCGATCACAGGCGAGTTTAGATAAATTTTTATGTTGTTATCTTCAAACCAGTTTTGTGGTTTTATAAAGAATTTCTCATCAATAGGATTGTAGATATAGTAAGGTAGTTTTAATCTGTAATAAGGCAGGACCTTTTCATTGCTTAAAATGCCTATCGAAAGATTAGAATCCTCTTTTCGTATTTCTTCCGCAACAGTTAATCCAGCGATTCCGCAACCAATAATCAACACGTCAAACTTTTCCATTGCTTTACACCAGCTTTTACTCTTTTATCTTTTCAGCAAATAGTATACCAAATTCGTACGCCTTTTTTAATTCCTCCTCATTGGGTTTGAAATTTACCTTGAGCCCTGGTTCAACTACTTTGAACCTTAACTGTTTTAACCGTGTTTCAATGTTTGAGACAGCTTCTCCACTCCAGCCATATGATCCAAAAGCAGCAGCAATTTTCCCTCCATGAACTATGGGGTTTAGCCTTATCAATATTTCATATATTGGTAAAAGAGCATCTGAGTTTATGGTAGGTGAGCCAAACAGCACACCTTTTGCCATGTATATCTTTTCCAATATATCTTCTATTTTGTGCTCAATTGCATTGTACAACAACACATCTATACCGCTTTGAACGATTGCTTCAGAAATCTTTTTGGCAAGCATTTCAGTGTATCCATATGCCGAAACATAGACAATAACCACATAAGGCTTTTCTGGTTCTTTTAGAAGCTCTTCTGACCACGATTTATACAAACCTATAAGTTCATCCTTGTAATTTGTCAAGATTGGACCGTGGCCTGTTGCTATGATGTCAATCCTTAGGTCTTTTATCTTTTCAATTGCCTGAAGGACATAGCTTTTAAATGGCGACATAATTACATCGTAATAGTACTTGTATGCATCCATAAATCCTTCTTTGTCATTATCCATTACCCAGTTGATGTCAAGATTTTCGGTACTATAATGACAGCCAAAAGAATCACAAGTAAAGAGTATACTATCTTCTATAAGATAGGTGTAAATTGAATCAGGCCAGTGTAAAAATGGAGCAGAAATAAATTTCAATGTCTTGTTACCCAAGGATATTTGGTCACCATCGTTTACAACTTGAGAATCAAAACTCTTGTTTGAAATCTTCTTCAAAAACCTCATGGCAGAGCTGCTACCAAATACTTTTATCTTCGGGTTTATCTCAAGCAGTCTTTCAATTGAACCAGAGTGGTCCGGTTCTGTGTGATTTACTATGAGATAGTCTATCTTTGCAGGGTCAATTATCTCTTTAATATTGTCTAAAAACTGGTCAAAAAATTTATACTTCACATTTTCAATAAGTGCAACTTTTTCAGAGCCAATTACGAGATAAGAGTTATATGTTGTTCCATATTTTGTGTACATTACAATGTCAAAAATACGAAGATTTGGATCTTGTACTCCTACTGAGTATATATTCTCTTTTAATTTTGTGTACATTCTAACTCTCACTCTCCTTGTAAAAAAAGTCTCAGTGTATTCAAAGATATTTATACCCCACAATTTTTTTTGTAAACAAATTAAGTGATATAAATTTTTGTTCAGTAATATATTTTAGTAGAAATACAATTAATAGAAGGGAAGAGAAAAATGTTAAGCAAAGTATCTAATCGATTTCTGGCTGTTACAATTTTAGCTATATTTGTTATTGCTTTAGTAGGTATAATTTCAAACAAAAGCTTAGAAAAAACAAAGATGGCATCTTCCGAAATACCAAAAACTACGCAAACCCAAACACAAGAGGTTTCAAAAGTAGATACTCTTAAAGGTTATCTTCAGGTAATGGTGGTGGACAGCAAAACTGGTACACCTGTTGAAGGAGCAAATGTAGTTTTTTCTAACTTAGAGCAGCTATATACAACAGGCAAAGATGGAAAG
This Caldicellulosiruptor changbaiensis DNA region includes the following protein-coding sequences:
- the uvrB gene encoding excinuclease ABC subunit UvrB, encoding MKKFKLVSDFKPTGDQPKAIEMLTEGILKGEKFQTLLGVTGSGKTFTMAKVIENVQRPTLVLAHNKTLAAQLCSEFREFFPENAVEFFVSYYDYYQPEAYIPETDTYIEKDSSINDEIDKLRHSATSALFERRDVIIVASVSCIYSLGSPEDYLNLTLSLRPGMIKDRDEVIRELIRMQYERNDIDFRRGRFRVRGDVLEIFPASNTDRAIRVEFFGDEIERITEFDVLTGEVIGRRNHVAIFPASHYVTTSEKLKRAIKSIEEELEQRLQELRSMGKLVEAQRLEQRTRYDIEMLQEMGFCKGIENYSRHLTGRPPGSPPYTLLDYFPKDFIMFIDESHVTIPQLRAMYNGDKARKDALVEYGFRLPSAYDNRPLTFEEFEEKLNQVIFVSATPGPYELKKSSRVVEQIIRPTGLVDPEIEVHPVKGQIDHLIGEIRKRVEKNQRVLITTLTKKMAESLTDYLKDVGIRVRYMHSDIDTIERMQIIRDLRLGKFDVLVGINLLREGLDLPEVSLVAILDADKEGFLRSETSLIQTIGRAARNVDGKVIMYADRITKAMQKAIDETNRRRKIQIEYNQKHGIVPQTVRKGIRQIIEATISVAEEEEKYESIEKDIVQNMSKQEIEEYIKELEQQMKRFAIELEFEKAAKIRDKIFELKKLL
- the uvrA gene encoding excinuclease ABC subunit UvrA, which codes for MSKEYIVIKGAKEHNLKNVDLKLPRDKLIVFTGLSGSGKSSLAFDTIYAEGQRRYIESLSSYARQFLGMMEKPDVDHIEGLSPAISIDQKTTSKNPRSTVGTITEIYDYLRLMFARVGKPHCYICGKPISQQTVDQMVDEIMKLKNGTKIQVMSPIVRGRKGEYQKQFEELIKSGFARVRVDGVIYELEEEIKLDKNKKHNIDVIVDRLVIKEGIESRLTGSIETALELSGGIVTIDIVGDREIVFSQNFACVDCGVSFEEITPRLFSFNTPYGACPTCMGLGYLQKVDPDLLIPDKSIPIGQVAINGWNFSETNSYARMVLESLAKEYNFSLNTPVNKLDKKILDIFLYGTGEEKIKIYTPRGIYYAKYEGLVNNLERRYKETQSEYVKQEIEEYMSTFTCPDCLGKRLKKEALSVLIEGKSIADVADMTILEAKGFLQSLNLQGKDRVIAAPILKEILARLDFLIDVGLDYLTLSRSAGTLSGGEAQRIRLATQIGSGLVGVLYILDEPSIGLHQRDNHRLIKTLQKLRDLGNTLIVVEHDEDTIRAADYIVDIGPGAGEHGGRIVAAGTLEDIISCEESITGQYLSGKKKIEIPQERRKPDGRWLTIKGACENNLKNIDVSFPVGLFTCVTGVSGSGKSTLVNEILYKAASSILNKSKEKPGKYKEIIGLEHFDKVINIDQSPIGRTPRSNPATYTGVFDFIREIFAQTPEAKMRGYKAGRFSFNLKGGRCEACGGDGIIKIEMHFLPDVYVPCEVCKGKRYNRETLEVKYKDKTIADVLEMTVEEALEFFKNIPRIKAKLQTLYDVGLGYIKLGQPSTTLSGGEAQRVKLATELSKRATGRTLYILDEPTTGLHMDDVNKLINVLQRLVDMGNTVIVIEHNLDVIKVADYIIDLGPEGGDRGGEVVIAGSPEEVAMCERSYTGMFLKEILKDRIYAKK
- a CDS encoding NAD(P)/FAD-dependent oxidoreductase, translated to MEKFDVLIIGCGIAGLTVAEEIRKEDSNLSIGILSNEKVLPYYRLKLPYYIYNPIDEKFFIKPQNWFEDNNIKIYLNSPVIEVDFNNKIVFGSDKKIGYKKLVIASGAKPYNGDDVVDIRARDKVFSLRTYEDLLRLKEIIPRVPEVAIIGAGLLGLELASTLEGKSVFLIEIAERLLPKQLDEVGALLFEEEIKRKGINIIFDSKVEKIEKTNNKLVIFLSNNKEILSDIVIFSAGVVPNTDFVNDKRILSPRKGIGVNTRMQTSIEDVFACGDAAYLDNQNPGTWAFAVESGKVVGKNILGQNIEYQRKLIPYFLKAFGMEIVSAGNINDVKDSNLFECLNKEKMVYKKFVVKNKRLIGYLLINDTKTHSQINKFVGQEVDPKWIEKYLEIK
- a CDS encoding FprA family A-type flavoprotein; the encoded protein is MYTKLKENIYSVGVQDPNLRIFDIVMYTKYGTTYNSYLVIGSEKVALIENVKYKFFDQFLDNIKEIIDPAKIDYLIVNHTEPDHSGSIERLLEINPKIKVFGSSSAMRFLKKISNKSFDSQVVNDGDQISLGNKTLKFISAPFLHWPDSIYTYLIEDSILFTCDSFGCHYSTENLDINWVMDNDKEGFMDAYKYYYDVIMSPFKSYVLQAIEKIKDLRIDIIATGHGPILTNYKDELIGLYKSWSEELLKEPEKPYVVIVYVSAYGYTEMLAKKISEAIVQSGIDVLLYNAIEHKIEDILEKIYMAKGVLFGSPTINSDALLPIYEILIRLNPIVHGGKIAAAFGSYGWSGEAVSNIETRLKQLRFKVVEPGLKVNFKPNEEELKKAYEFGILFAEKIKE